In Campylobacter vicugnae, a genomic segment contains:
- a CDS encoding response regulator transcription factor produces the protein MVYVLEDEKAILDLICYALKSQNIPVKGFSLASDFYKALKDETPQILVLDVMLPDADGFEILKNIKSNIRYKDICVLMLTALDSEINKVKGLDLGADDYIAKPFGVMEFLARIRVIFRRKAIKEQNSDIIFDGLEFSYKNHIVKIDGVVLELTLKEFELLGFLLQNPNQVFSRDMLLEMIWGYGYDKESRTVDMHIKTLRKKLGNKSDIIRTIHGVGYKLIKD, from the coding sequence GTGGTATATGTATTAGAAGATGAAAAGGCGATTTTAGATCTAATTTGTTATGCTTTAAAATCTCAAAATATCCCAGTTAAAGGCTTTAGCCTAGCTAGTGATTTTTATAAAGCATTAAAAGATGAAACCCCGCAAATTCTAGTCTTAGATGTAATGCTACCAGATGCTGATGGGTTTGAAATTTTAAAAAATATAAAAAGCAATATTCGATATAAAGATATATGTGTTTTAATGCTTACAGCACTTGATAGCGAGATTAATAAGGTAAAAGGTCTAGATTTAGGCGCAGATGATTATATCGCAAAACCTTTTGGAGTTATGGAATTTTTGGCTCGTATTAGGGTTATTTTTAGGCGTAAAGCCATAAAAGAGCAAAATAGCGATATAATATTTGATGGATTAGAGTTTTCATATAAAAATCATATTGTAAAGATTGATGGAGTGGTTTTAGAATTAACTTTAAAAGAGTTTGAACTACTTGGATTTTTATTGCAAAATCCTAATCAAGTCTTTAGCCGTGATATGCTTTTGGAGATGATTTGGGGATATGGCTATGATAAAGAGAGTAGAACAGTTGATATGCATATCAAAACTTTAAGAAAAAAGCTTGGTAATAAATCTGATATAATTAGAACGATTCATGGAGTTGGCTATAAGCTAATAAAAGATTAA
- the pstB gene encoding phosphate ABC transporter ATP-binding protein PstB yields the protein MKRCFDINKLNLHYGSFHALKDIDMQITKGEVTAFIGPSGCGKSTFIKTLNRMNDLIEGCKISGEILFHDRDIYSKNYDINLLRKRVGMVFQKPNPFAMSIYDNITFGPKTHGIKDKDTLDNIVENSLKDAALWDDLKDRLHSSAIGLSGGQQQRLCIARTLAVDPEVILMDEPTSALDPISTSKIEELILKLKKDYTIIIVTHNMQQAHRISDKTAFFWMGEVIEHDDTKKIFNKPKNKKTQDYVLGKFG from the coding sequence ATGAAGAGGTGTTTTGATATTAATAAATTAAATTTACATTATGGCTCATTTCATGCATTAAAAGATATAGATATGCAAATTACCAAAGGCGAAGTTACGGCATTTATAGGCCCAAGTGGTTGTGGTAAATCTACATTTATTAAAACCCTTAATCGTATGAACGATTTAATAGAAGGTTGTAAGATTAGTGGCGAGATTTTATTTCACGATAGAGACATTTATAGTAAGAATTATGATATAAATTTGCTTAGAAAGCGAGTAGGTATGGTGTTTCAAAAGCCAAATCCATTTGCTATGAGCATATATGATAATATAACTTTTGGTCCTAAAACTCATGGAATAAAAGATAAAGATACTTTAGATAATATAGTAGAAAATAGTCTAAAAGATGCAGCCTTGTGGGATGATTTAAAAGATAGACTACATAGCTCAGCCATAGGGCTTAGTGGCGGACAGCAACAAAGACTATGCATAGCAAGAACTCTAGCAGTAGATCCAGAGGTTATATTAATGGATGAGCCTACAAGCGCACTTGATCCTATCTCTACATCTAAGATTGAGGAGTTAATCTTAAAGCTTAAAAAAGATTATACAATCATAATTGTAACTCACAATATGCAACAAGCCCATAGAATTTCAGACAAGACGGCGTTTTTTTGGATGGGTGAAGTAATTGAGCATGATGATACTAAAAAAATATTTAACAAGCCAAAAAATAAAAAAACACAAGATTATGTTTTAGGAAAATTTGGGTAA
- the pstA gene encoding phosphate ABC transporter permease PstA: MSRDYLSIFLSFLLKFSIFSVLFIFLGITLFIFIKGIMHINLGLFEWEYNSTNVSLMPALINTINMVVCSLIIAMPLGIFGAIYLNEYSKTDSKILSLIRITSDTLVGIPSIVYGLFGYLAFVIYFGFKTSFIAGVLTLSIMILPLILRSSEEALKSVPIGYKEAALALGASKLRTIFTIILPSATAGILAGVILSIGRIVGESAALLYTSGSVAQIAGAMDSGRTLSVHMYAISSEGLHINEAYSTAMVLIVIVFFMNFISNFIAKKILKDS; the protein is encoded by the coding sequence GTGAGTAGAGATTATCTATCTATATTTTTATCATTTTTACTTAAATTTTCTATTTTTAGCGTGCTTTTTATATTTTTAGGTATTACGCTTTTTATCTTTATTAAAGGGATTATGCATATTAATTTAGGTCTATTTGAGTGGGAGTATAATAGTACCAATGTATCTTTAATGCCAGCACTTATAAATACCATAAATATGGTTGTTTGTTCTTTAATTATTGCTATGCCGCTTGGGATTTTTGGTGCAATTTATCTAAATGAATATAGTAAAACAGATAGTAAAATTTTAAGTCTCATACGCATAACTTCTGATACATTAGTTGGAATTCCAAGTATTGTATATGGATTATTTGGCTATCTTGCCTTTGTTATATATTTTGGGTTTAAAACTAGCTTTATAGCTGGAGTTTTAACTCTTAGTATTATGATTTTACCACTTATTTTACGAAGTAGCGAAGAGGCTTTAAAATCTGTCCCAATTGGTTATAAAGAGGCTGCCTTAGCTCTTGGTGCTAGCAAGCTTCGCACTATATTTACTATTATTTTACCTAGTGCTACAGCTGGAATTTTAGCTGGTGTTATCTTGAGTATTGGTAGAATTGTAGGGGAGAGTGCAGCCTTGCTTTATACCTCAGGTAGCGTAGCTCAGATTGCTGGAGCGATGGATTCAGGAAGAACGCTAAGCGTGCATATGTATGCAATATCTAGCGAAGGACTTCATATAAATGAAGCTTACAGCACGGCAATGGTGTTAATTGTTATTGTATTTTTTATGAATTTTATCTCAAATTTTATAGCTAAAAAGATTTTAAAGGATAGTTAA
- the pstC gene encoding phosphate ABC transporter permease subunit PstC, with product MLKERVFQGLFALSAGFSIFAVGVIAIFLFFNAFATISQIGFLEFIFGMDWYPDEEIFGIFPMIVGSIYVTALAIALGVPIGVLSAVYLAYFCPKRLKGIIIPAVELLGAIPSVVYGFFGLVIIVPLVSNIFSGVSGKSVLAASLILAIMVLPTIILVSKAAIEALPKSYYEGALALGATPERAVFFAVVPAAKSGILASVILGVGRAIGEAMAVIMIAGNQVQIPHSLSDGVRTLTTNIVLEMGYAANLHKDVLIANAVVLFVFILIINISFNALKGGKK from the coding sequence ATGTTAAAAGAGAGAGTATTTCAAGGGCTTTTTGCCCTTAGTGCTGGATTTTCTATATTTGCTGTTGGTGTTATAGCTATATTTTTATTTTTTAACGCTTTTGCAACTATATCACAAATAGGCTTTTTGGAGTTTATTTTTGGTATGGATTGGTATCCTGATGAGGAGATTTTTGGTATATTTCCTATGATTGTTGGGAGTATCTATGTTACAGCTTTAGCTATAGCATTAGGTGTTCCTATTGGGGTATTAAGTGCTGTGTATCTAGCATATTTTTGTCCTAAGAGATTAAAGGGTATTATCATACCAGCTGTAGAGCTTTTAGGAGCGATTCCATCTGTTGTTTATGGATTTTTTGGGCTTGTAATAATTGTACCTTTAGTATCTAATATTTTTAGCGGTGTTTCTGGAAAGAGTGTTTTAGCAGCTTCTTTAATCTTAGCTATTATGGTTTTACCTACAATTATCTTGGTATCAAAAGCAGCTATTGAGGCTCTACCTAAGAGCTATTATGAAGGTGCTTTAGCACTTGGGGCAACTCCTGAGAGAGCTGTATTTTTTGCTGTTGTACCAGCTGCTAAGAGCGGAATTTTAGCCTCTGTAATTTTAGGAGTTGGAAGAGCTATTGGCGAGGCTATGGCTGTTATTATGATAGCTGGTAATCAAGTCCAAATCCCACACTCTTTAAGCGATGGAGTAAGAACTTTGACTACAAATATAGTTCTTGAGATGGGTTATGCTGCAAATTTACATAAAGATGTATTGATAGCTAATGCAGTTGTGCTTTTTGTCTTTATTTTAATTATAAATATTAGCTTTAATGCTTTAAAAGGAGGTAAAAAGTGA
- a CDS encoding substrate-binding domain-containing protein, whose translation MFKKYLVALFVLCGLSSSLMAENIYPISREMGSGTRGAFVDIFDVKKQIGNKKIDATSKKAEVTNSTGVMITTVANSKNAIGYISLGSLNDTVKAVKIDGVTPSVENVNNKSYTVFRPFNLAVSSNNELVNDFLAYIGSNLSKNIIQKAGYIAIYDNEFSSAKPSGKIVVAGSSSITPLMEKLKEGYKLVNPNATIEIQQSDSTTGINSAIEKIADIAMVSREFKDNELKSGLKTQILALDGLAVIVNKENSINSLSKESVKKIFTGEITDWNRVK comes from the coding sequence ATGTTTAAAAAATATCTTGTTGCACTTTTTGTGCTATGTGGGCTTAGTAGCTCTTTAATGGCTGAGAATATCTATCCAATATCTCGTGAAATGGGTTCTGGGACAAGGGGAGCATTTGTTGATATATTCGATGTAAAAAAGCAAATCGGCAATAAAAAAATAGATGCTACATCTAAAAAAGCTGAAGTTACTAACTCAACTGGAGTTATGATAACTACGGTTGCAAACTCAAAAAATGCAATTGGCTATATCTCGCTTGGCTCTTTAAATGATACAGTAAAAGCTGTAAAAATAGATGGAGTTACTCCAAGCGTAGAAAATGTTAATAATAAATCTTACACAGTTTTTCGTCCATTTAATCTAGCTGTAAGTAGCAATAATGAATTAGTAAATGATTTTTTAGCTTATATAGGCTCAAATTTATCTAAAAATATAATTCAAAAAGCTGGATATATCGCTATTTATGATAATGAATTTAGCTCAGCAAAACCTAGTGGCAAGATTGTAGTAGCTGGGTCTAGCTCTATTACTCCATTAATGGAAAAGCTAAAAGAGGGCTATAAATTAGTAAATCCAAACGCAACTATAGAGATACAACAAAGCGATTCTACAACAGGCATTAACTCAGCTATAGAAAAAATCGCTGATATTGCTATGGTATCTAGGGAATTTAAAGATAATGAGCTAAAAAGTGGATTAAAAACTCAAATTCTAGCACTTGATGGTCTAGCTGTAATAGTAAATAAAGAAAATTCAATTAACTCGCTAAGCAAAGAGAGTGTAAAAAAGATCTTCACAGGAGAGATTACAGATTGGAATAGAGTAAAATAG
- a CDS encoding MFS transporter, producing the protein MIRSVLPLGFIAASRFFGLFIILPVLSLYALELDGANEFLAGLTIGAYAITQMIFQVPFGSLSDRFGRKFMMCVGLIIFIIGSFICAIASDIYIMLLGRLLQGCGAVGAVATAMISDLVSEDKRSKAMAMMGGMIGIAFALSMVLSPLLSREFGLSSLFYLSIIITIFCIFLLFSAVPKEPKIHHHDPKIPLMQLLSQKDLAIMNLTNLMQKMLMSCAFVAIPIVLVKSLGYESDNLWIVYLISMVFGFIAMGMAGFLGDAKGHSKKLLLIGVALFIASFIGFGFSNSALSFIISVVIFFIGFNIHEPIMQSCASKFAKASQKGSALGIFNSFGYLGSFLGGAMGGYLLHSYSITILAMVLAVASAIWLIILLWLNDPRIFQTMRLQNIDISKLENIDGIVDRYNQNGQNVIKFNSTIISQDEIISILGVKDEKLR; encoded by the coding sequence ATGATAAGATCAGTTTTGCCACTTGGATTTATCGCAGCTTCTAGGTTTTTTGGGCTTTTTATTATTTTGCCAGTTCTTAGTCTTTATGCGCTTGAGCTTGATGGTGCTAATGAGTTTTTAGCTGGGCTTACTATTGGTGCATACGCAATTACGCAGATGATTTTTCAAGTACCTTTTGGAAGTTTAAGCGATAGATTTGGACGCAAATTTATGATGTGCGTGGGTTTGATTATCTTTATAATTGGTTCATTTATATGTGCCATAGCTAGTGATATCTACATTATGCTACTTGGTAGATTGCTTCAAGGATGTGGCGCTGTGGGTGCTGTGGCTACTGCTATGATAAGCGACTTAGTAAGCGAAGATAAACGCTCTAAAGCTATGGCTATGATGGGCGGTATGATTGGAATTGCTTTTGCGCTTTCTATGGTTCTTAGCCCACTTTTAAGCCGTGAATTTGGCCTTTCTAGTCTATTTTATCTATCTATTATTATAACTATTTTTTGTATATTTTTGCTCTTTAGTGCAGTACCAAAAGAGCCTAAAATTCATCATCACGACCCTAAAATACCATTAATGCAACTCCTAAGCCAAAAAGATTTAGCTATAATGAATTTAACAAATTTAATGCAAAAAATGTTAATGAGCTGTGCTTTTGTAGCTATACCAATTGTACTAGTAAAATCACTAGGCTATGAGAGTGATAATTTATGGATTGTATATCTTATCTCTATGGTTTTTGGATTTATTGCTATGGGAATGGCTGGATTTTTAGGCGATGCTAAAGGTCATAGCAAAAAGCTACTACTAATTGGAGTAGCGCTGTTTATTGCTTCATTTATTGGGTTTGGATTTTCAAATTCAGCTCTTAGCTTTATCATATCTGTGGTTATATTTTTTATAGGATTTAATATCCACGAACCAATTATGCAAAGCTGTGCTAGTAAATTTGCTAAAGCTAGTCAAAAAGGTTCTGCTCTTGGGATTTTTAACTCATTTGGCTATTTAGGAAGTTTCCTTGGCGGAGCTATGGGCGGATATTTGCTCCATAGTTATAGTATTACTATTTTGGCTATGGTTTTAGCTGTTGCTTCAGCTATTTGGCTAATAATACTACTATGGTTAAACGACCCAAGAATATTCCAAACAATGCGTTTGCAAAATATCGATATATCAAAATTAGAAAATATAGATGGAATAGTAGATCGCTACAATCAAAATGGTCAAAATGTAATTAAATTCAACTCTACAATTATTAGCCAAGATGAAATTATCTCTATTTTAGGAGTAAAAGATGAAAAGTTACGATGA
- a CDS encoding molybdopterin molybdotransferase MoeA codes for MKSYDENLKILKSITPKWELSERVALTNALNRVLADNIIAQVPYPAYPTSAMDGYAIKFDNQNSKIKVINITPAGDDSNISINDGQCVKTLTGALVCDGADTIVPIENVKFDGEHIEIIKKATKGFAIRDVGESYKAQELLLKSRTKLGYCELALLSELGYSYVNVLVAPRVALLSTGSEVLDIGQTKENKSQIYSSNSISISSLLKLMGCEPIIMPIIKDDKKSIQNAVQNAINQADFLITTGGVSVGDFDFMRDIARESQIIIDGASIKPGRHIKVAKINNKFIFALPGFAYSAIVTCVLFFREFINHSFELNLTHQSKAILKEDYIKKSPFEEFSAATLSNDNGVLKISTESKKSGSSAIIGNLADGAVLLRCPSNKTKLKAGEVVEYIKI; via the coding sequence ATGAAAAGTTACGATGAAAATCTAAAAATCCTAAAAAGCATAACCCCAAAATGGGAGCTAAGCGAGAGAGTAGCGCTAACTAATGCACTCAATAGAGTATTAGCCGACAATATAATAGCACAAGTGCCATATCCAGCCTATCCAACCTCAGCAATGGATGGCTATGCAATAAAATTTGATAATCAAAATAGCAAAATCAAAGTAATAAACATAACTCCAGCTGGAGATGATAGTAATATAAGCATAAATGATGGTCAGTGTGTTAAGACTCTTACTGGTGCGTTAGTATGCGATGGGGCTGATACTATAGTGCCAATAGAAAATGTCAAATTTGATGGTGAGCATATAGAGATTATCAAAAAAGCTACCAAAGGCTTTGCTATTAGAGATGTAGGTGAGAGCTATAAGGCTCAAGAGCTTTTATTAAAATCTAGAACCAAGCTTGGATATTGCGAATTAGCACTTTTATCTGAGCTAGGATATAGTTATGTAAATGTCTTAGTTGCTCCTAGAGTTGCTCTATTAAGCACTGGTAGCGAGGTGCTAGATATTGGCCAAACTAAAGAGAATAAAAGTCAAATATATAGCTCAAATAGCATATCAATCTCATCTTTACTAAAACTTATGGGCTGTGAGCCAATCATTATGCCAATAATAAAAGATGATAAAAAATCCATACAAAACGCAGTTCAAAACGCTATTAATCAAGCTGATTTTCTCATTACAACTGGTGGAGTTAGCGTAGGGGATTTTGACTTTATGCGCGATATTGCTAGAGAATCTCAAATAATAATAGATGGTGCTAGCATTAAGCCTGGAAGGCATATAAAAGTAGCTAAAATTAATAATAAATTTATCTTTGCTTTGCCTGGTTTTGCCTATTCTGCAATTGTAACTTGTGTGCTATTTTTTAGAGAGTTTATAAACCATAGTTTTGAATTAAATTTAACTCATCAATCAAAGGCTATTTTAAAAGAAGACTATATCAAAAAATCACCATTTGAAGAGTTTAGCGCTGCTACTTTAAGCAATGATAATGGGGTATTAAAAATCTCAACAGAATCTAAAAAATCAGGTAGTTCAGCCATCATAGGCAATCTAGCTGATGGAGCAGTTTTATTGCGCTGTCCAAGCAATAAAACTAAATTAAAAGCAGGTGAAGTAGTAGAATATATAAAAATTTAG
- a CDS encoding Cj0069 family protein has product MKKNIVFFEARGGSDKGEDGHRKDTMPMVNALKAKGWSGEVIFLTDEILRDANETKKIYEYTLSKADGYVSRVNPGNLKEEKLYFDLLRSLCDAGLVGMPHPDAMIGYGAKDALTKLASTDLVPTDTYAYYDKDEAARIGVEFSDKHNFIKSFPKTLAKGERVLKQNRGSTGEGIWRVRLENPADYNKFDTLPLDTKIICTEAKDNHSENRELGEFMEFCKSYLVGDNGMLVDMTFLPRIKEGEIRILMLYKTPVYVVHKKPAEGGDAFSATLFSGAKYRYDEPKEWSELIDWFLGELPGIKSKLGDYDLPLIWTADFILDTDTNGNDKYVLGEINCSCVGFTSPAEFMEKVAIMVADNIIDIVSAKLG; this is encoded by the coding sequence ATGAAGAAAAATATAGTATTTTTTGAGGCTCGTGGAGGAAGTGATAAAGGCGAAGATGGACACCGCAAAGATACAATGCCTATGGTAAATGCACTCAAAGCTAAAGGCTGGAGTGGAGAGGTTATATTTTTGACTGATGAGATTTTGCGTGATGCAAACGAGACTAAAAAGATATATGAATACACTTTATCAAAAGCGGATGGTTATGTATCTAGGGTAAATCCTGGAAATTTAAAAGAAGAGAAGCTATATTTTGACCTACTTCGTTCTTTATGCGATGCTGGATTAGTAGGAATGCCGCACCCTGATGCTATGATAGGGTATGGAGCTAAAGATGCGCTAACTAAACTAGCTAGTACAGATTTAGTACCTACTGATACATATGCCTATTATGATAAAGATGAAGCTGCTAGAATCGGTGTAGAGTTTAGTGATAAGCATAATTTTATCAAAAGTTTCCCAAAAACTTTAGCCAAAGGCGAGAGAGTTTTAAAGCAAAATAGAGGCTCAACAGGAGAAGGAATTTGGCGTGTAAGACTTGAAAATCCGGCTGATTATAATAAATTTGATACCTTGCCACTAGATACTAAGATTATCTGTACAGAGGCTAAAGATAATCACTCTGAAAATAGAGAACTTGGTGAGTTTATGGAGTTTTGCAAGAGTTATCTTGTAGGCGATAATGGAATGCTAGTAGATATGACATTTTTACCGCGTATAAAAGAGGGTGAAATAAGAATTCTAATGCTCTATAAAACTCCAGTATATGTGGTGCATAAAAAACCAGCCGAAGGTGGTGATGCTTTTTCTGCTACGCTATTTAGTGGAGCAAAATATCGCTATGATGAACCAAAAGAGTGGAGTGAGTTGATTGATTGGTTTTTAGGCGAGCTTCCAGGGATTAAATCAAAGCTAGGAGATTATGATTTACCACTTATTTGGACAGCTGATTTTATTCTTGATACTGATACAAATGGCAATGATAAATATGTCTTAGGCGAGATAAATTGCTCATGCGTAGGATTTACAAGTCCAGCTGAATTTATGGAAAAAGTTGCCATAATGGTAGCTGATAATATAATTGATATTGTTAGTGCTAAGCTAGGATAG
- a CDS encoding HMA2 domain-containing protein has protein sequence MDQNNQISLNNLHIKPSDLELLSDYFSIIHHTPGRIRLRASLKLKSVAQQSKIEAKELMDKLNQIPLIKEIKFNKLIGSLTLHYDKNMLEPTLWEDAINGRNLDKIAMIINENLKDIK, from the coding sequence ATGGATCAAAATAATCAAATTTCGCTTAATAATCTACATATAAAACCTAGTGATTTAGAGCTTTTGAGTGATTATTTTAGCATTATTCATCACACACCTGGAAGAATTAGACTACGAGCTAGTTTAAAGCTTAAAAGTGTAGCACAACAAAGCAAGATAGAAGCCAAAGAGCTAATGGATAAACTAAATCAAATTCCCTTAATCAAAGAGATTAAATTCAATAAACTAATTGGCTCTTTAACTTTACATTATGATAAAAATATGCTTGAACCTACTCTATGGGAGGACGCCATTAATGGGCGTAACCTAGATAAGATAGCTATGATAATAAATGAAAATCTAAAGGACATAAAATGA
- a CDS encoding ferritin family protein, with protein sequence MSVDNLLKALDDEYKAYSFYFSASEFGTPFTNLLEAEANHINAISFHLNELKAQIPANPYNFTTPKSFEEAATTALQNEQANVELYNTLVANESDPQIIDTFYRLQAASYNNHIPALQNALNLNSNSKFLEQLNQGKVLIDETAVMVNRLKDGSLSQDELEGFLGKLNYSLVGGAIVGAFGVIIANELLNKNKE encoded by the coding sequence ATGAGCGTAGATAATCTTTTAAAAGCATTAGATGATGAGTATAAGGCTTATAGCTTCTACTTTAGTGCTAGTGAGTTTGGAACTCCATTTACTAATCTTTTAGAAGCTGAGGCAAATCATATAAATGCTATATCTTTTCATCTAAATGAACTTAAAGCTCAAATACCGGCAAATCCATATAACTTTACAACGCCTAAAAGCTTTGAAGAAGCTGCTACTACTGCATTACAAAATGAACAAGCAAATGTAGAATTATATAACACTTTAGTAGCTAATGAGAGTGATCCACAGATAATAGATACATTTTATAGGCTTCAAGCAGCTAGTTATAATAATCATATTCCAGCCTTGCAAAATGCTCTAAATTTAAATTCAAATAGCAAATTTTTAGAACAATTAAACCAAGGCAAGGTATTAATAGATGAGACAGCTGTGATGGTAAATAGATTAAAAGATGGCTCACTAAGTCAAGATGAATTAGAGGGATTTTTAGGTAAATTAAATTACAGCTTGGTTGGAGGTGCGATTGTAGGCGCCTTTGGCGTAATTATCGCAAATGAACTACTAAATAAAAATAAGGAGTAA
- a CDS encoding heavy metal translocating P-type ATPase, whose amino-acid sequence MPIKLLHKTKSRARFSYEGSVDPLLLRVAIDSLSNVKDVRINGIIKSIVINYEGSLDQIQNQISDILKSNEIKSQSKSKKDSYIALRSEIPSSSEVVRAASALAVAPFLRSPGLSLGFSLLASFPLLKSGLKETFSEGITSRSLEAAAVAISLYLKDYKAANSTNFMLTLGEYIEELTMYKSDDLIKELAKQKGGLAWIEIIENGKPILRQIPSDDIKIGDIVVVGAGDTIYIDGHIVDGEALINQISMTGEATPASKSRGDRVLSGTIVQEGKIKIWAEAVGDHTATNRIKSYIQSTLDERSNQELTASKMADSLVPITLSLAGLSYAMTGELVRAASVLQADYSCALKLTTPVAFKSAISSAAKEGIIVKGAKSLESLQLSEIFVFDKTGTLTNGDLEVLKVHSFHQDWDANQVLNLAASIEEHYFHPVAQAVVKAAKEDNFDHFHHDEVTFIVAHGVKSEVGKKSVIIGSRHFLEDDECISFKEHSHKIDEILKNGDTPLFIGFDGKLLGVILLKDTIRPNTKEALKRLKKSGVKEFIMLTGDSKSKAQAIAKELGIENYYAELLPTDKAKILDEIMLKAAKHGQKVAFVGDGINDAPALVRADIGIGMHKGADIAKASADIVLLRDDIEAVADARELAISCLSKVNNSFKVTVGVNSLILILASLGKLSPIQTAIAHNGTTIALLLNALRRIRIKKDK is encoded by the coding sequence ATGCCTATAAAACTTCTGCACAAAACCAAATCTAGAGCTAGATTTAGCTATGAAGGTAGTGTAGATCCGCTCTTGCTTAGAGTTGCTATTGACTCTTTGTCAAATGTAAAAGATGTACGAATAAATGGGATAATTAAAAGTATAGTAATAAATTATGAAGGCTCATTAGATCAAATTCAAAATCAAATTTCAGATATTTTAAAATCTAATGAGATTAAAAGCCAAAGCAAGAGCAAAAAAGATAGCTACATTGCTCTAAGAAGCGAAATCCCAAGCTCATCTGAAGTAGTGCGTGCTGCTAGTGCTTTGGCTGTGGCTCCATTTCTTAGAAGCCCAGGACTTAGTCTTGGTTTTAGCCTTTTAGCCTCTTTTCCATTGCTAAAAAGCGGATTAAAAGAGACATTTAGCGAAGGTATCACATCTCGTAGCCTTGAAGCTGCAGCTGTTGCTATCTCGCTATATCTAAAAGATTATAAAGCGGCAAATTCAACTAATTTTATGCTAACTTTAGGTGAGTATATAGAAGAGCTTACAATGTATAAAAGCGATGATCTTATCAAAGAGTTAGCCAAACAAAAAGGCGGTCTAGCCTGGATTGAGATCATAGAAAATGGCAAACCAATACTTCGTCAAATTCCAAGCGATGATATAAAAATTGGCGATATCGTAGTAGTAGGTGCTGGAGATACCATATATATAGATGGTCATATAGTAGATGGAGAGGCTTTAATAAATCAAATTTCAATGACAGGAGAGGCTACTCCAGCTAGTAAAAGTAGAGGCGATAGAGTTCTAAGCGGTACAATAGTTCAAGAAGGTAAGATTAAAATCTGGGCTGAAGCTGTAGGCGATCACACTGCTACTAATCGCATAAAATCTTATATCCAATCCACACTAGATGAACGCTCAAATCAAGAGCTAACCGCTTCAAAAATGGCAGACTCTTTAGTGCCAATTACTCTTAGTCTAGCAGGACTAAGTTATGCTATGACTGGCGAGCTAGTGCGCGCAGCTAGCGTGCTTCAGGCTGACTACTCTTGTGCGTTAAAGCTTACTACACCAGTAGCATTTAAATCAGCTATATCAAGTGCTGCTAAAGAGGGAATTATCGTAAAAGGTGCTAAAAGTTTAGAGAGTCTTCAGCTAAGTGAAATATTTGTTTTTGATAAGACTGGAACGCTAACAAATGGTGATTTAGAAGTGTTAAAAGTACATTCATTTCATCAAGACTGGGATGCTAATCAAGTATTAAATTTAGCAGCAAGCATTGAAGAACACTACTTTCATCCAGTAGCACAAGCAGTAGTAAAAGCAGCCAAAGAGGATAACTTCGATCATTTTCATCATGATGAAGTTACATTTATAGTAGCTCATGGAGTAAAAAGTGAAGTAGGCAAAAAAAGCGTAATAATTGGCTCAAGACACTTCTTAGAAGATGATGAGTGTATAAGTTTTAAAGAGCATTCTCATAAGATAGATGAGATTTTAAAAAATGGAGATACTCCACTATTTATCGGATTTGATGGCAAGCTTTTAGGCGTTATATTGCTTAAAGATACTATTAGACCAAATACCAAAGAGGCACTAAAAAGACTTAAAAAAAGCGGTGTAAAAGAGTTTATAATGCTTACTGGAGATAGCAAAAGCAAAGCTCAAGCTATCGCTAAAGAGCTTGGCATTGAAAACTATTACGCAGAGCTATTGCCAACTGATAAGGCCAAAATTTTAGATGAGATTATGCTAAAAGCTGCCAAACATGGCCAAAAAGTTGCATTTGTAGGCGATGGGATAAATGACGCTCCAGCACTTGTAAGAGCAGATATAGGCATAGGCATGCATAAAGGTGCTGATATAGCCAAAGCTAGTGCCGATATAGTGCTACTAAGAGATGATATAGAAGCAGTTGCTGATGCTAGAGAGCTAGCTATCTCATGCCTTTCAAAAGTCAATAATAGCTTTAAGGTTACAGTAGGCGTAAATTCACTAATACTTATCTTAGCAAGTCTTGGTAAGCTTTCGCCAATACAAACTGCAATAGCGCATAATGGTACAACAATCGCTTTATTGCTTAATGCTCTTAGGCGAATTCGTATCAAAAAGGATAAATAA